The Amphiura filiformis chromosome 8, Afil_fr2py, whole genome shotgun sequence genomic sequence ATTTACCACATATGTTGCATGATGCAGGACAATCTCGTGCCTTGTTGAAATCTGCACACAAGGGATTGCAATTGTCACGGCTGTCTTCACAAAGTTCTATAtaaagaaaatacaaaacagatCAATATCCCCATTTGTAACGTTTTCAGAGCGTAATAACAGGTTTCTTTCTTACTTTAATGGGAACGCGAGGCTACTTTGGGTGTTCATGATTATTTTCATAACGGCTATGTTTGAGAGGGAAAACTGACCATGCTTATTTGACACATGTAACATAGATTGTTGTTGTGATTTTTACAGATAAGACAGGGAAGTTGAGCATAAAATGTCTAGAAAGGTTATAAAATATATGGCGATTGTAATGTTTATAGCACTTTCTGGATGCTAAAACAGTTATTGTCTTTTCTTGctataattttcttatttttttaatcatACGCGCTTTTACTGTGCTGTATTCATAACGTGACAGTAGAACATAGTCTTTTTGACGAAGTGTTCTTTTATGGCAATCTCAaccatttaagggtatacgaggtattgttgatcgaagcaaccaaaaaaacgattttcattatctgaatcaatatacatgtattattgaaaaataacactttggtgttttgcaaaagttcattctacaaatcatatactgaaTTTGctgaatttattgttgttaatgagttatgtacgttttacaaaagtgtttttgtttcagccctctttacaacataactcaagaaccacaggacctacaaaagtatatctgtgatatttgaattcttctacacgctggctatgaattgagcaatgtaattttgaaagctcactaccattcgcaagatgatgtgaactactttttttctgctgcttcgaccaacaatacatcatatACCCTTAAAAGAAAGTTGTCGCAAGAAAGTTGTCTCAATGTTCCGGTTGGCGTTTAATTATGTGAAGAATAACAATAATCAATAACAACAAGCTTAAGGTTAGAAAAACAACTTAACAGATTCATTTCGGATTCCCTTTTGACAGTCTAAGGAATCTCTCGGATAacatactggaaaatgtcatCATGCGATATTAATATCAtactttaaaaacataaaaaagatATCTGATACCACGATGTATATGATCATATTACCTGAGCAATCTGTGCTAGTCCATCCAGGCTTACACTGGCAACTGCAAGTATCGTTGTCAAACACGCCACAGTTTTGACAAGTCAAATTACACTCTACAGAAAAACGAATAATTTAAATACTTAATTGAAAAGTTAGGATAATGGAagacaaaatgttatatttttattttaaacttggAATTGTCACCCGATTCTCCTATGATGATTATAAGAAATCCGATCTCTTTGAGTACTGTAGCCCATTTTTAATTCCATTGCATAGTTTTGATAATAGCTATTCAACATGTTATTCTTTCATAACATAATTATACGTTTAAAGTCTTCTATTTTAAGCATTCTTACAATATCTGATGGGTTATTTGAGATAACATGACTTGATTAAATTTATAATCACTTATTGCAGTCTAATCTCAATATAGATGatataataatttgtaattttttcttAGCGTAGTTTTGATGTAGGAGAGCTATCAatggtttgatcagctcataatcggcaggTCTTACATGaattattttatttggagaattgccttgtgacatctcaccagaagtattacaaattattaattgaagtcctatactttgtctacattCTTTAACACGACAAATACAGACCAGACAGAACTATCAGAttactcttaacgtgggtctacttttcggcgtagtgataaaagccagAAGCCttacaattcccgccgattacgagctgatcaaagacAAGTGTGGTAAAGACTAGCTATACATTATAATAGCACCAAATCAGCGAGGattacaatgcacccaaaatagGAGACTCTTCCAGGgcaatatttgtattttgttcaattttaatgtaaagaATGACAATACTAATTAGATCTCCTTCAATGTTCCGAGACCGTTTGTGTGTGACAAATCGAAACATTTTCTTGCATTTAACATTTAATAGTCATAACTGCTGAGTGGGACAATCGTACTGAAGGGATTGGAAGCTTATGTGTCACATACAATACTCTTCCAAAACTATTGTGCGATTTTTGCAAGGGTATCCTATATGTGTGCATTTTTAGAACAAGATaagtaaaaaatcaaaattatttgatatcaaaagacattcctcgtatttagaatgcaatttggtatgtctgatgtgctttcaggccccacaaaaatactgtgcaaaggtgggtgaccattTGAATTAAAAAGTAATTGCACTAAAATGTGCACAATGAACATCTTTTTACAATCTGTAAAAGGCTCAGTTTCGGCTCAAAATGCTCAAATTCATTCTTTTGGTGTACAATTAAGAACGGGTAGTTTTACTTTGTTATCATAAGGCCTAACTATTTCAGCATAATAATTTGTATAAACTATCCATGTTATATTATACCAAAACGATTCGCTTTGATCAATTGCTTGAAATTTGAGTAATACGACACCCGATGTTACCAAGTCTCTACCACGAAACGGTCGAATAACACTTTTGGACGTATTTGAATTATTTCTGTTTTATTCTAATTGCAAATATTCGACATATATACCATAGCAAGCATTATTAATAAGAATGTTGTCATTTAATTCACTTACCACATGTTGAATTATACGTTTCTTCGATATCTGAATCACATGTTGCTACAAGAAAATGGATGATTGTTACTCATTTGCATATTAATAAATTAGGGTTTAATAAAGAGCATTTTGATCTCGACCATTGTACGATATAAGGAAAAtagtaacataattattatggctgaaaaccagaaagccttaactcacaaaggatatAACgatgagttaaggctttctggctctcaaccctcgatatacaaATTACCGTAAAACACTTCCTAACTGTGAAATAAAACTAAGTACTGATAGTGTGGCGTCAATGAACTCTATTGTAGTAATAGAGCGACAGCACTAGGTGAACGAACGTGAACTATGATACCGTTATAACCAATAGGCGCTCTTAATTGGCACCGAATTGACATCCCTCGTTctcctaatgggctattccatttaaaatccacactacccctgtggaagattttggaaatatcttccacagggggagtatgaattgcaaatggaattaacatattaggcagctccatttgattttcatacaccctctgagaaagattcaatctgaatcttccacagagggagagcgagattcaaatggagctgctaataagttcattctatttgaaattcatactccccctgtggaaggtatttccaaaatcttccacaggggtagtgtggattttaaatggaatagcccaatgcgttCGCGCTCGTTCACCTGTAGTGTGTCCgtcttaagttgagagtaacgccatgttggatttcgaagTGGCAGATTcaatcagtgcgtttacgcggTTGCATCGCCAGTAtacggacaaatcgcccttcaACGCGTGTGTATACGCCCCGCGGGATTAAGTTAGCCTTTGATTGGAATCTGccactacgaaatccaacatgACGTTATTCTCAATTTGAGACGAGTACAGCATACTGTGTTTTTGTAAATGAATGTGCAATGGATAATATTCATCTCGTTTTAATAGAGGTTTGGATCCCTTTTCTGACGGGGTTCATCCGTTTGTttatcaatatttattttttccataAAAATCTCAGTGCTCAATTTGATATAGATATTTCGCGTTCAATTAACCATCCAATCACAATTTCCTTTTCATTACCTGGTATATTCAGCAAAAAAGGTACATTACTCACGAGTTTAAAGACTGGCAAAATAATGACAACAATTGTGATGATCACATTCATAGTGGATGGTGAAAATTTGAAGCCGATGGAGTTTTGTATTGCAAAAAAGGAACTGCGGTATTACAAACCACTAGTCCCACTGGGGCTTTAAAAATAGACGGATATAAGGGTTCCATTTCTCGAATGCAATCATACAACACCTTATAGTCACATACTTCAAATGACTGATGTGCAAAAGTCGACTGTtccagtgccagaagtgggtaagtgcaaaagctgccttgtgaacatttggcaatttacacgtCCCACACAGTATATTGGACCCATCAACACATtgtagctacacatggcagctattgtacttacccacttctggcactgagtagtcgaAGTGAGGTGTTAACCTAATTTTTAGTGAGTTAAGAACGGTGAATATTTGGCACCATTTAGGAATCATCTTTGtcatgttttttgggtttttttataactttttctCTCCTGGTATGCAACGTGATTTATTTTAGAAATCTCAATATTTTTCCTACAATTATGTCAGcgattaaattttgttttatatccaGATTAATATAATATTCAGATAAAACAATGATAATCTATTGTCGTATGTATATACCTACAGCATAAGCCTTCATTGCACCATCCTTCACCCGACTCACACTGCGCACATGCTGGACCTGGTTTGTAAGGTGCCCCTGTTTCAGGAACACTAACAGACAAAGGGGGAGAATATGGAAAAAAATAATTAGGAAAATATATTTCTCAACTCACAATATTAATCAACCTACTTTCAttcaaatcaaaaaacaaaacaatataaaattacCTTGGTGCATAGTTACAAACTGTGTAAAATCCAAACAGACAGAGGGCGCTACCACAGCCAAGCTCCTGCAGTTGTCCGAATGCAATCTGGGGATTAGGAAACACTTTGAAGTAAGAGGTAAGgtgtgaaatcaaaactcgaccgccagtTGACCGCCGATTACCGGCCGCgattgaaccgcgttccattgtttagaacaatagaaatcgGCCATAACCGGATGGAACCGCCGGGTCGAGTTTTGATTGTATCCCTAAGTCAACTCTCATTTCtttttgatactttttttttacaatatgtctacgaggggcagtcagtatgttttaagagttgactcgtgacgtcatttggggattgttttcatggcatttctcaatgattacataaacactgtacctttgtctttcaaacaacacatgtaaaaattatgtcgcacacatgattacgtaacagcattagcataaagttaatggtctagagtcacctggtgaaattgagtcgtttttgttaagggaaataagaggctgaaatgaggtattgttgtattttctatattttctcgggaattaaagtatggagaatgctgccttttggaacagtaatagaacacaaactaccagtttatttaaccatgtttgttgggctgtaaaggttttagtttattaaaaatgcgtggtcaaatgtgtcttatttttgacaaaaacaaggtttttctttctataaaaatcttgatattgccaaaaatagcaaacatggaaatttacatttttgccagttctgttgactaatctccaaacattaaaaagggaatctccctagaaaatatttgaatccgtgattaaaatataaccgttattctaccattgttacatttatgcaaaaagtagtggtacagagagagaggccGTCGTTTGAatgaaaaatttatttttaaaacttttctgttcatttcaggttgagatcatccataaaaattcatatgaagatttaaattcaaattttcatagcattttgtaatattttaggccctatttacatggaattttgcaattttcgtgcatttccaccatgttgtatcggtcatcctacctacgcatgcgcagattgttgtttaatttgcaccagttatcattgcactgagtaccagctctcacacgtgaccagtcattaaattttagtctgtttcattttggagataatgaatgtcatttgtaataactgctttttcattttcgccatttttgcagaataattttgcttccattcaagccctaaagttgttgaagtttcaaGACGTCTCATTTTCACCCAAGTTTAATGGCatgtctcatattttaccaaatgtaaactgaggacctagtgtttattcctgcctaaaactagccatatgcactttgtacttttgctgttctcggacattttaaacacgtgttttttctgtaatttaaaaggcccgcctttttgcgtgatttggcagtgtccctagtctattgattttatgctcatgctgttacgtaatcatgtgtatgatataatttttacatgtgttgtttgaaagacaaaggtacagtgtttatgtaatcattgagaaatgccatgaaaacaatccacatatgacttaacgagtcaactcttaaaacatactgactgcccctcgtatataaGCCTAATTCATACTCGATCGCTGAGAGACAAGCGACCGATTTTTAACCAACCCGTTTTCTAATAGCAACAATCTATCTGTCGACGCTGAGAGAAAATTTCAAATTAGCTGTTGCAAAAACAACAGCATCACCACCTGATTTTATCTAAACTTTGGTAAAGGTAAGTATGGTGGCGCTAAAGCAGATATTTTAATAGTCATCCATTGTATCGCTCTGGAGATCCAGCAGCATATTTTGTAAAATGTGTACCGAAAAAGGTTGTTGCAACCCGCCTGAACATTCTATGCTTCGATATCATCGTCTAGCTGTGGACCCTTTTTATCcaataaaatcaaaataagtaccaacagtTTCCATGCATGTGATGTTACCATGGCGTCATTATGTGGGTACGCTCGTTTTTAACCTTATTTAACATAGGACATGCATATAGTGCCCAAATGCTATACTGTCTAAAAGATTACATCAAATTAGATCACGAATTGACAAATTATACTAAATTTGATATCATTTGCACATGTGTTTGTCATTACAGTTGAATTCAAGAATATGACGTCATGTTTATAGGCTTTCCCCGGAGACATAGCTTGATATTAAGTAGGTCACACAAAATGGCAttatcttaaggggtggggtatgaacgtttggagagtatttattgtgggacattagagcacatcagacacatcgaattgcattctgaatacgaagaatgtccttctgatatcaaataattttgattttttgaaattcgcaatgtaatacacattttatggcaaaagattaaaaattgatatttttgatatttaacagtactcgaagtaaactttataaatctaatgatttatacttaaagtgtatgtaggtgggatgaaaagccgacgatcaattgaaaattctgacctttcgtattgaagatatggatttttttcccccaaacaccaaaaaatattaggtcttttgggggaaaatccatatcttcaatatgagaggtcaaaattttcaattgatcgtcggcttttcatcccagctacaaacactttaagaatatatcattagatttataaaatttacttcgaggactgttatatatcaaaaatgtgaaaaatgtcaaattttaataatttgtcataaaatttgtattatatcgttaatttcaaaaatgaaaattatttgatatcagaaagacattcttcgtattcagaatgcaattcgatatgtctgatgtgctctaatgtcccacaaaaaatactgtcgaaacgctcaaaacgctcattccagatcccttaaggcaagCGAACAGAGAGTTGTAAGCTAACATCAAAACAGGTATTCTATATCGCTTAAGGGATAAAGCTGTCTAATTCCTCCACGatgtcttgacaataggctaaggAACCAGAACCAAATATGCTCGATCCTTGGATCGACCattgatgctgcttcgatgcttgttattaacggACTGTTAACTGCAACTTGATTTTCTAGGCCACTATATTAGGAAAGAAGATCTGGAGTGTTTGTTTCTTGGGCCATAATAATGGAAGGAGAGACAGCGGGCGCCAGAGGACAACATATCATTAAAGTATCGCAGCCTGGACGGGTTTGGATAACGTCAAGCTGTTGAGCTCAGGATGGATTGGCATTCCATGGTCGCCCAACGTCACTTGATGAGAAGTATGGTAAAATTGCATTGGACAATGCATTAcgtacatacaatattgttatAACAATTATCAATAGCTATTTAATTAATATTTCTTAGATAATATGGACCGAACAAGCATCGATGCCCGATCGAAAGATCGAAATAATTTGATTACCTAATTTCGTGTATGCTTACATGAAGAATAGAATTTTAAATGAGTATATATTGTTGTATTATTACGTTTGTATTTTAATTGCGGAAAAATCGCATACTTACAATACGATAGTGTCCACAGATCCTGTTTACTTCGCAAGTAGAAGAATGGAAGTCATAAAACTGCATTTCATCAAACCATTCCGTAACAGCTTGTGTCAGACGTGGATCTTTAGAGCTACTTCTCCAGATGTTTTGGGCCACAGAACCATCGTACGGTAGCGGTTCAGGTCGGGAACTATTGGGCATCTTGGGGTGTCCATGCTTCCATTGACACTGTCTCGCCCATCTTTCGGCTAAAGAAGCTAATTCTGTATTCCAAGTCTGCAGAATTAACAGGTGCGGTACAGTattgtaagggatgaaatcaaaactcggccAGCTGTTGACTGCCGGTTCCGTCCAGTTTatgttgttctaaacaatggaaaccataCAGAACCGGCGGAACCGGCAGTTGACCACCGtacgagttttgatttcatccttaaCATTGTATATACAATGGTTTGAAATCTAAGTGAAAATTTTACTATATTTTAACAATCATATTTAGTGGTAGTAAGCTTGTACTTTCCATAAAGTACGTCAAACAACAACTCAGCTGATCGAGGATAACTAATGTTTATAAAAATAAGATCACATGATCACAACTAAATGACAACAATATTTTCAGAcagtttgaaaaaatgaaaaaacaaatgaGCAGAAATATACAATGGGcagatgaaaatgaaacttctatCTAGTTATATGATTTGTTAGTACAAAATACTGCTGACTATAATAAGGTTCGTTTATCCGAAAAAATGAAAAGGGGTTGCTAGTCCAacagttatggttatggttagggcgggttaggcaccacatcgaatttggtcctacTCTCGGTGtactgtccaaataacttagacacccggtttttaggatatatttcgaaaagttttcactttggaaaaaagtcatgaaagaaaagttgctaaacacggtcagacctaacagaaattattagtaaagcgatgaaaaatattcttccttgtctacttttattcaattttgaccgatttacagcaagatatctgggtccagccgaatattcctaatgacttgaaacttttgatgggataatctatttacagtaaggggtgtttgaacattgtaatcatgcatattgatcaatgattccacccttttttctttgatccttttactaattcacaataatggcggtctactcaaatgcattcaacaaaagcatgtttgcaatctaccgcgagaggtcgtctcacacacataacaaatacactacgatcaaataggttgatgacaatatttgattgaatgaactgcactgtgccatgatttcggtgaaggacaccggttcaaatcctttgtttggagccaatcaataattccatgcacaacctctataactcaaaagatgtcacagttggtgcattataacagaTGATAGAGCAAGTTACTATGcggctggagtgtattgtgaattatactcctcaccaataacatcagaacatttatAGTGCATACAATtggtattttcttagaattgggccaagccaaaagcatgcacagaagaagattcaaataccgcgccgaattgttgtaattggttgagggacagctgggatcacttatagtaggcatgtccactaaaaattaaagtacttttaaattgattcagacctaacttattggctgggaattgatgaaagaaacattttggcgtttaaataatcttaatcggacgtttcattccagagatatggcctttcgagtgtcacggttttatatagggctgctagaacatgttaaaagttaaagtccaaaaggaatactaacagaaagtgcaactttaaggtactttttcttaatgtatttattaactagcttatctggaacattatatttgcttataacaacatgaaaataagatcatcctgaaaatttaatcgattttgttgacatacaacaaaaaatataagacctcaaaacccatggtttgtttggtgaaacctcaagcatgatcatagatggccgccatggaaaatatctccatagaggagatgaacaataagtgcattatttcaaataaaaagcggtagtcttaacattgttcaatcttttaaggtcagcacattttatcttccaaaattattatatttcatcatggcatatgTTTGGTAACATTactcactaccaattttgagaaatttgctccaactcaaaggttatctttactacattgagcaatacactgtgtgtgcatggaagccatgatggattatcatggatagcatatgaaatggacatggtagtgagaagtgcacggggaagtgcatgatttgagatgggccgcggtaggcttaaacattcttaaatttcttaacatcctacacattttgtcttcaaaaatagttaaattttatgagtatgtaagtttgcttgtctgattcactccaaattcggagataattgcgtttgaacacctgatgcacggaatggtgtcacttcaacctgttgtagttctcatctcattaaatttttcaataaaaaaagttggtctcttcatgaaggaaggtcatctctatttactgaccaaacaggaaaaagtttggttaatgttttctggtggaatcaggaatttcttgaaacaccctgatataggcctacatttggatcaaaacaagtcatgtatgccatttaacaggcctgggatttcttgtatcgatcagtttctccatagacaatacgtgtgtgagtccaCGCACACAGTGAacgaaaaatcgttctagtggaaactgtattgacagtgggcatccctacttatagttaatacactaagaataaatatgccaattagaaacactgtctgcattttatgaactgaatatttttcatttttataaaatgtttttggtgaggagtataattaatttactattcatccatttactatccaaaatcaccatacctacaaatttgtataatgagaccttccaaaataatggtacccaacttctaccggattatttttaaagtgttgagaaaaaccttccaatttcaatagaatttctggtaaactctcactcaatgctttggaaacacaaaatcccgttaggtctcagcgaatgttaacacttttctttcatgactttctttaaaagtggatattttttcaaataagtaacaaaaactgggtgtctaagttaattggacagacaatagcgaACTGTCGGACGTAAAAGGACGAAAAAATGTCGAAGTCATTATTTTcagaaattgtgatatattttaaTACAGCGCAAGATATTCGAACTGCGTCTtattattctttaaaaaaaagtctaGCATAACCTGATTGCAAAGTTAATAGCCCTAAACCCAAGACGTAATGGATGAAAtcaaactcgaccggcggttgaccgctggTTCCGTCTGaattctattgttctaaacaatggaaaccagaCGGAACCGGGCGAAACCGGTCGagatttgatttcatccctaagcaaTAGCAATTCGTCTGCCGTCTTATGAAGACGTTTGGTATACTTACCACGTAATTCATGTCCGACGCAGGTGGCGTGACATTTCTCCGATACGTATTATGGATATCTACAAGCGCTCTTATCTCGTGGTCTTTATACACGTATCCCCTTTTTAATCTTCTTTGATTTGACATTCTAGAAATATGATTTGGTAGTGTTAAAACTTTGGTGTCTTCTCTTGTCCCAAACGATGTCTGGTGTTGTAGAGATGTATTTCCCGTTGACGGTGAAGCGGATGGAATCAACTCAAAATACCAAAAGTAGAAAACCAACGCAAATAAAAAGTTACCGTAGATATATTCCATGTTATGTATCAACGTTGTACATATTGAAAAGTGTTGACATATCTTTGTATTGTGTCAGTCGCCATTTTTATATCTTTCTTAATCCATGTCTCCATTACAGAGGGCGTATACTCAGCCGGCGCACTTAATACGTTTAGTTATGACTTTTGACTATATTTACATTGGAATGCCATtcataaatatcataaatctatcCTCAATACAAACTGCACTGTATACATATTATGATACAGcccaaacacaaaattacaatttgCCTGTCATCTCCTACATGTGTCATCATAATCCTTATCACATGACTTGCTCTATAGGGTGTTTAATATTATCAAGATGTACATATTCatttaatcatctttattcaGTGATTTCAGCAATGTGACCATATGATTTCATCTGTAATTGTACATTGCTGTTTATGAtgactattcgccgtagaagtgacgtcataattttgaatagatcgcccaacgACGAAAGTAAAGAGCGAGTTAACCGTAAGTTGACTATGATTTCACATATTTACATTCAGGACGCCCTCTGTTATTACACAAGGCAAAATAATACtgtctatacacctatccgacttcgccattactgcggtgtccccgatgtaaaactgcggtgtcccgaggtcgggggttccatccattatttattgtgtgctatacagaattgtacccggaactgtacacaacagtgatattcaatacacaatcatgagtattgaattacgaattaaatctcccgctctggtacatctgtgttgccgtcaatagagggccaaatacagtaaacgcttctcggattggtgtatagcaaTCACGGTAGGAgcacgggctccgactcataatcggaaggatgcgggttcgagccccggcgactccatcatgttgtgcccttgagtaaggcactttatctcgattactcctctccacccaggtataTAAATCATAGAcatctttgacatctatggttcaatgcagaagtATCGCGTGAACGTaatagtgcagtgcg encodes the following:
- the LOC140159377 gene encoding cysteine-rich venom protein-like translates to MEYIYGNFLFALVFYFWYFELIPSASPSTGNTSLQHQTSFGTREDTKVLTLPNHISRMSNQRRLKRGYVYKDHEIRALVDIHNTYRRNVTPPASDMNYVTWNTELASLAERWARQCQWKHGHPKMPNSSRPEPLPYDGSVAQNIWRSSSKDPRLTQAVTEWFDEMQFYDFHSSTCEVNRICGHYRIIAFGQLQELGCGSALCLFGFYTVCNYAPSVPETGAPYKPGPACAQCESGEGWCNEGLCSTCDSDIEETYNSTCECNLTCQNCGVFDNDTCSCQCKPGWTSTDCSELCEDSRDNCNPLCADFNKARDCPASCNICERIDQTMNESELCCDGRLCPPGEVLNDTCHCIVYAPFTSAGVQDRSTRCLHWFILTILTMCLVQQ